The DNA window TTGCGGGTCGGGGCGCAAGGCGGTAGCCTCGGGACGGTACGGCAGATCTGGACCGGTCCTTCTAACGCCATGGATACGCCACACGCCAATCACGCTCAGGGAGCCGGTACGGCCCTGGGGCCACTGCTGGACTGGTTTTCGGGGAATGGCGCTTACCACAACCTGGTCCATTGCATGGGCCACGACTACCTCTGGATTGGGATCACCATCACGCTGGATGTGGCCGTCGCCGCGGGCTACCTGCTGATCGCCAAGCACTGGTGGAACAACGAGCGGACGCTACCGGACATTCCCGCCCGACGGGCGCTGGCGAGCATGCGGAACATCTTTCTGTTCTGCGGGATCTGCGGGTACCTGTTCATCCCGGTCAAGATGATCTGGCCGGCCTGGCGGCTGTACGACATGGTGATGCTGGCGCTGGTCTATTTCACCTGGCGGTATGCGTGGAGCGCTACGAACCTGAAAGTCATTTATGCCGAGCTGGGCAAGGGGACGAAGCTCGCCGAGGAATTGGAAGCGACGAAGGAACAGTCGGAGCGGAAGACGTTTTTCCTGAACGCAGTCAGCCACGACCTGCGCACGCCGCTCAACGGGCTTGTGCTGCAGGCGAGCCTGGCCGGGGTGAGCGCCGAGACCGGCGACCATGAAGGGCTGAAGCAGGCATTGGCGACAATGAAGGCATCGGCGCGGACGGCCGGCGAACTGCTCGATTCACTCCTGGACTACGCACGGATGGAAATGGCGACCGAGACCCCGCACACCGATCGGGTCGGGCTGGCGCAACTGATCCGCCAGGTCTGCGACGCGAACCAGCCGGCAGCGGCCGCCGCGAAGCTGACGCTTCGTGCCAGGTGCCCCGAGGACCTGGTCCTCTTGACCGACCGGGCCAAGCTCGAGCGGATTCTGGGGAACCTGATCGGAAACGCGCTGAAGTTTACACCCACCGGCGGCGTTCGCGTGGAAGTGGTGTCGACGAAGTCGGCCGTCGAGATTCATGTTATTGATACCGGCATCGGAATCACGATGACGGATCGGGCAAAACTGTTCGACGAGTTTTTCCAGGTGAGCAACCATGAACGGGATCGGCGAAAGGGCTTCGGACTCGGACTTGCCATCGCCCGGCGTCTGGCTCGGCAACTCGGCGGAGACATTACGGTCGACAGCGCCCCAGGGCAGGGCAGTCGATTCTCCCTGGCACTTCCGGGCGTTTGCGACGTCGGAGCGGCCGGGGATGCCGCCGAACCCGAGCGCGCTGCCATCATCACAGCCGCAGAGTAGCCAGAAGGTCGACGCGGAAACGGCCGACCGCCGGACGATACTGATCGTCGAGGACGACGCGATCAGCGCCCAGGCGATGCGCATTCTGCTCCGACGCAGTGGCTGGCTGGTGGAGGTCGCGCCGACGATCGCCGACGCCAATGCCTACCTGGACCGCAATACGCCTCACACGATCATCCTGGACCTGATGCTTCCAGACGGCGACGGGTCGCTGGTGCTGCGGCGGGTGCGCGATCAGGCACTGAAGACGCGGGTCACCGTTACGACCGCGACCGCCGACGCGGGGTGGATCGACCGCGTCAAGGCCCTCAACCCTCACGCGATACTGCGAAAGCCGATCGAGCTGACGGAACTGATGAACGCACTGTCGTGCTGAAAGCCCGGCGGAAGTTGCCGTGGTGTTCGAGAAGCACGAAAAAAAGCACGACCGCGGCGGACCGCGATCGTGCTGTGGATGTCGTTGAACAAGATGTCGCTGCCAACGGGGCGGCTGGGAAGCCTCCTCCGCCAGGGGTCGCTTAGTCGTCGTTGACGATGGTCGCCAGGCCTTTGTTGTCGGCGAGGGTCGCGTTGACGACGCTGAGCAGGTTCAGCGAGAAGGTCTCGCTGGACTCGCGAAGCGTGTCGCCCTTGATCTGGACGGTGATGGTCTTGCTGGTCTGACCGGCGGCGAAGTAAAGCGTGCCGTTTCCGCCGACGTAGTCTTTGCCGACGACGGCGGTGGCACCCTTGGTCTCCCACTTGATGGAGACCTGCTTGGCGGCGGCCTTGGTGAGGCTGACCGTGAACGTAAGGTTCTTCACACCCGAACGCCCCTCGGTCGCGCTGACGTCGTTGACGGTGACGGCAGGCGAGGTCGAGCCGGTTGTCGGGGGAACGGGGGTCGGCGTCGGGATGGGCGACGGCGAGGTCGGCGGGGTGACTACCGGGGGGGTGACCGTGCTGCTGCCGCGGAAACCACCCTTGAGATAAGAGATCAGCGGGGCACTGGTGTAACGCGTGTCCCAGCCGGCCTTGGAGAGGTTGCGGGCCCTGGCGAGGTAGTCGCCGGCATAGCTGTTGACCGAACGGTTCTTGTCGGGATAGGCGACAGCGACGTCCTGGGCGCCCGAGTCGTACGAGCGGGACCAGTTGTCGATCGTCAGGTACTTGTTGCCGACGATGACCGGGCCGGTCTTGTTGCGGGGCACGTTGTACCGGTTGCCGCTCCAGGATTGGCCGCTCATCAGGCCGTAGTTGGTGACGACCTGGAAGTGCTTGATGTTCTGGAAGTCGTTGCCACGGATCTGGAGGTTCTTGATGGTGAACCCGCCGCCGACCGCAATGCCCTGGTTCCAACCGTAGACAGTGTTATTCGTGATATTCAGGCTCTGGATGCCGACCGCCGAGGCGCGGTTGGTCGTGCCGTTGATGTTGGAGACGGCGATCGCGGGGTTCGGCGTGGTGGTGACGCCGATCTGGAACAGGTTGTCGGTGATGGTGGCGGACTTGATGTTGCTGGTTTCGATGCCGACACCGGCCGGGGCGGCGCCGATGTTGTGACCGCCGTAGAAGATGTTGTTGGCGACGATGCCGGTCACGCCGCCAGGGGTGACGACGCCGGAGCCGTTGACCAGTCCGTAGGACAGGCCGACGCCGTTGTTGATGAACGCATTGCCGGTGACGGTGCCGCCGGGCCGGGCCTGAAGGCCGTGGCTGGAGGCGTTAGCGAAGATGTTGTCGATCGCCGTCAGGCCGCTGCTCTTGGCGGTGATGTAGGCGTTGTGATTGAACATGGTCTGGCCGGCGCCGTTGCCCCAGCCGTTGTGATCAAACACGTTTCCTTCGAGAAGCACGCCATGCACGCCGTCGGCATAGATGCCCTGGCTGTGGCTTCCGCGGGACCAGGCGTCGACGACGACGGACCGGCGGACCTTGAGGTTGTAGCTGGGCCCGAGGAAGGACTCGAAGTCGATGTTGTTGCGGTAGCCTTCGACCTTGGTGTCTTCGATGAGGAAGTTGGTGACCTTGCCGGTCGAGATGATGCCATCGGGCACTGCGCTGCCGCGGCCGGCGGCCGAGAAGTTCAGTCCGATGATCGCGACGTCATGCACGCCGGCGAACGCGGTGTTGAAGCCGTTCTTCGAACCGGTCGCGACGAGGGGCCGGTTACCGCTGCCATAGGCACCGATGAGCGTGGGATTGCTGGCGTCTTTGCCGCTGATGTCCCAGTAGCCGAAGGATTCGCGGAACGTATCGCCGCGCTTGAGAAGGAGCTGGTCACCGGCGCCGCTCCGCATGAGCTTCTTGGCACGGGCGAAGGACATGACCGGCGAGGACGGAGACGAACCGTTGTTGGAGTCGCTTCCGGAGGAGGTGCTGACGTAGATGGTCTTTGCGCCTGCGGGGGGAGTGATTTCGGTCCAGCCGTTGACAATCGAGACCGACATCAATTGCCGGCCCTCAAGCGTATCGACGAGAGCGCGTTGCGTTTCGACCTGACCAGCGCTCAGGGCGCGGGAGAGAAGACGTTTCAGATTTGTCGGGCGAAGCGAGCTCAGGCGCTTCGAAAACGGTCGTACCACGACCGAGGCAGCGTTCGGCACGAGACCATCCTTGCAAAGGTTTTTGGCTGTACGCAGGGAGCCAGACCGCACCGGAAGCGCGGTTGGATCGTCAGTGGGGTCTTGGCCGGAGGGGCCACCCGACCCTTGGGGTGAGCGAGGGCGACCTTAAGGAAAAATCAATGACGTGAAAACCCGTTTAATCCCGGTTTGAGAACTTTTTTTCGCATCACGTCAATAAATGCCACCCGTTACGTGATGAGCACAACAATATGCCTGACTTTGTGCAGCGAAAATTACTTAACTCGACTCGCGGCTCGCTCGAGCTCGCCGTCGTACCCCTGTACACGCCGGGTGAGCTCGATGAGTTCCATCGCCTGCTGCCGGGCGAGCGACAGGCTTTCGTCGGACGCGCGTTCAATTGCTCGTTCCACGTCGCGCGCCTTCACCGAGATCGGCTCAAATCCGTACCCTCCCGCGGCTCCCTTGATGCGATGCACCGCGCTGCGGAGGCGAGAAATCGCCCCGGTCTCGAGCAGGGACTGGATCTCGGCGATCTGCGCCGGCAGCTCGGCGACGAACGCGGGCAGGATCGCTTGAATGTCAGGATCGCCGCAGAGCGTACTGACGAGCACGCCACCCCCGGCGTTCGTTTTGTGGGTAGCCGACGCGTCGTTGGTGGATGCATTCGACTCCACACTGTTCGCAAAACGCGGCAGGAAACGCCCGAGCGTGGCCAGAAGCGCCGCCCGATCGATCGGCTTCGAGGCAAAGTCGTC is part of the Humisphaera borealis genome and encodes:
- a CDS encoding Calx-beta domain-containing protein gives rise to the protein MSVSIVNGWTEITPPAGAKTIYVSTSSGSDSNNGSSPSSPVMSFARAKKLMRSGAGDQLLLKRGDTFRESFGYWDISGKDASNPTLIGAYGSGNRPLVATGSKNGFNTAFAGVHDVAIIGLNFSAAGRGSAVPDGIISTGKVTNFLIEDTKVEGYRNNIDFESFLGPSYNLKVRRSVVVDAWSRGSHSQGIYADGVHGVLLEGNVFDHNGWGNGAGQTMFNHNAYITAKSSGLTAIDNIFANASSHGLQARPGGTVTGNAFINNGVGLSYGLVNGSGVVTPGGVTGIVANNIFYGGHNIGAAPAGVGIETSNIKSATITDNLFQIGVTTTPNPAIAVSNINGTTNRASAVGIQSLNITNNTVYGWNQGIAVGGGFTIKNLQIRGNDFQNIKHFQVVTNYGLMSGQSWSGNRYNVPRNKTGPVIVGNKYLTIDNWSRSYDSGAQDVAVAYPDKNRSVNSYAGDYLARARNLSKAGWDTRYTSAPLISYLKGGFRGSSTVTPPVVTPPTSPSPIPTPTPVPPTTGSTSPAVTVNDVSATEGRSGVKNLTFTVSLTKAAAKQVSIKWETKGATAVVGKDYVGGNGTLYFAAGQTSKTITVQIKGDTLRESSETFSLNLLSVVNATLADNKGLATIVNDD
- a CDS encoding sensor histidine kinase; this encodes MDTPHANHAQGAGTALGPLLDWFSGNGAYHNLVHCMGHDYLWIGITITLDVAVAAGYLLIAKHWWNNERTLPDIPARRALASMRNIFLFCGICGYLFIPVKMIWPAWRLYDMVMLALVYFTWRYAWSATNLKVIYAELGKGTKLAEELEATKEQSERKTFFLNAVSHDLRTPLNGLVLQASLAGVSAETGDHEGLKQALATMKASARTAGELLDSLLDYARMEMATETPHTDRVGLAQLIRQVCDANQPAAAAAKLTLRARCPEDLVLLTDRAKLERILGNLIGNALKFTPTGGVRVEVVSTKSAVEIHVIDTGIGITMTDRAKLFDEFFQVSNHERDRRKGFGLGLAIARRLARQLGGDITVDSAPGQGSRFSLALPGVCDVGAAGDAAEPERAAIITAAE
- a CDS encoding response regulator transcription factor; this translates as MPPNPSALPSSQPQSSQKVDAETADRRTILIVEDDAISAQAMRILLRRSGWLVEVAPTIADANAYLDRNTPHTIILDLMLPDGDGSLVLRRVRDQALKTRVTVTTATADAGWIDRVKALNPHAILRKPIELTELMNALSC